A window from Methanobacterium sp. Maddingley MBC34 encodes these proteins:
- a CDS encoding acetoacetate decarboxylase (PFAM: Acetoacetate decarboxylase (ADC)), translated as MFKMESDFTYLMPIHFGGGKFDPDAKIIQKTQSLAISYETDQALLENYIPEGFELLAPEVQVVFSKFTEINWLHGGQYNLINVAAPVRFHGKKDELDGSYTLVVWENKTAPILGGREQTGIPKIFADIEDLHILKPNYATTVSYEGNTFLNMDFEAEGEISGNELETLKSMFISQNTLGWRYIPKVGAPGAELSQFVLYPQGIQVENAQSGTGSLKWTEMTPMQNPNQFWIINSLAALPVKKVTQSILLEGQAILRAMGARVIE; from the coding sequence ATGTTTAAAATGGAAAGCGACTTCACGTATTTAATGCCCATCCATTTTGGGGGTGGGAAGTTTGATCCGGATGCCAAGATCATCCAGAAAACACAATCCCTGGCAATCAGTTATGAAACTGATCAAGCACTTCTTGAAAATTACATTCCAGAAGGGTTTGAATTACTGGCTCCCGAAGTTCAGGTGGTTTTCAGCAAGTTTACTGAGATCAACTGGCTGCACGGTGGACAGTACAACCTGATTAACGTGGCAGCACCAGTCCGTTTCCATGGAAAGAAGGATGAACTGGACGGATCCTACACCCTGGTGGTCTGGGAAAACAAAACTGCACCTATACTGGGAGGAAGAGAACAGACTGGAATTCCCAAGATCTTTGCAGATATTGAAGACTTGCACATTTTAAAGCCAAACTACGCCACCACTGTCAGTTATGAGGGGAATACCTTCCTGAATATGGACTTTGAAGCAGAAGGAGAGATAAGTGGGAATGAATTGGAAACCTTAAAATCAATGTTTATATCCCAAAATACCCTTGGATGGAGGTACATACCAAAAGTTGGAGCTCCGGGGGCGGAATTAAGTCAATTTGTACTTTATCCCCAGGGTATTCAGGTGGAAAACGCTCAAAGCGGTACAGGCAGCCTTAAATGGACTGAGATGACACCCATGCAAAACCCCAACCAGTTCTGGATCATTAACAGTCTCGCTGCTTTGCCTGTAAAAAAGGTAACTCAATCCATATTGTTAGAGGGGCAGGCCATACTCCGTGCCATGGGAGCTAGAGTTATTGAATAA
- a CDS encoding NIL domain-containing protein (PFAM: NIL domain) has translation MKAWLNFSPSIVNKTVISDLIKNFDVTFNILKADITPKGGKMLIEISGSEAEEGIKYMEKEGIQLNPIKKVVKKDEEKCMDCGECISLCPVDAIKMEEDWTVELDNQKCIGCGFCTTSCPTKAIKIAD, from the coding sequence ATGAAAGCCTGGCTTAACTTCTCTCCCAGTATTGTGAATAAAACTGTGATCTCCGACCTGATAAAAAACTTTGACGTGACCTTCAACATCCTGAAGGCAGATATCACCCCCAAGGGTGGTAAGATGCTCATTGAAATCAGCGGTAGTGAAGCAGAAGAAGGAATCAAGTACATGGAAAAAGAGGGTATCCAGCTTAATCCCATCAAGAAAGTGGTTAAAAAGGATGAAGAAAAATGTATGGATTGTGGTGAATGCATCAGCCTGTGCCCAGTGGATGCCATTAAAATGGAGGAAGATTGGACTGTGGAACTGGATAACCAGAAATGTATTGGCTGCGGATTTTGTACCACTTCCTGTCCTACCAAGGCCATTAAGATCGCGGATTAA